In Sphingobacterium thalpophilum, a genomic segment contains:
- the nrdI gene encoding class Ib ribonucleoside-diphosphate reductase assembly flavoprotein NrdI — MIHIYYDSRTGNVQRFMDKVAQITGWQIHKITADLTVKAPGHLVTFTTNFGQVPENTKEFMKREAKNIYSVTSSGNRNWGPNFGLAADRISQDFDIPLAFKFELSGTMEDINQFIDILKNFCDGSKRSSKKLDIA; from the coding sequence ATGATACACATTTATTATGATTCCAGAACGGGGAACGTACAACGTTTTATGGATAAAGTAGCTCAGATAACGGGTTGGCAAATCCATAAGATCACCGCCGATTTAACGGTAAAAGCCCCTGGGCATTTGGTCACTTTCACCACAAATTTTGGACAGGTGCCCGAAAACACAAAAGAATTCATGAAACGCGAAGCTAAAAATATCTATTCTGTTACTTCCAGTGGCAACCGCAACTGGGGACCGAATTTTGGTCTGGCAGCTGATCGCATTTCACAGGATTTCGACATTCCACTGGCGTTCAAATTTGAACTGTCCGGAACAATGGAAGATATTAATCAATTTATTGACATCTTAAAGAACTTTTGCGATGGTAGCAAACGAAGTAGCAAAAAACTGGATATTGCTTAA
- a CDS encoding co-chaperone YbbN has product MARIIKFEKNDCAPCAQVSAYLDQKGIQYETVNPFDEPDLAARFKIRTVPTVIVLENEEIQHRIIGFKPEELAAIAL; this is encoded by the coding sequence ATGGCAAGAATTATCAAATTTGAGAAAAACGATTGTGCTCCTTGTGCGCAAGTATCGGCTTATTTGGATCAAAAAGGTATCCAATATGAAACGGTTAATCCTTTTGATGAACCAGACTTGGCCGCAAGATTCAAAATCCGCACAGTTCCTACGGTAATTGTGTTGGAAAATGAAGAGATTCAACACCGTATCATTGGCTTTAAACCAGAGGAATTGGCTGCCATTGCACTTTAA